Proteins co-encoded in one Flavivirga eckloniae genomic window:
- a CDS encoding electron transfer flavoprotein subunit beta/FixA family protein, whose translation MKILVCISHVPDTTSKINFSEGDTKFDTNGVQFVINPNDEFGLTRAMWFKEKQGAEVTVVNVGGPETEPTLRKALAIGADAAIRVNTAASDGFSVAKQLANVFKDGGYDLVIAGRESIDYNGGMVPGMIAGLINANFVNNCINLEVDGTSAKAVREIDGGKETVSTTLPLVIGGQKGLVEESDLRIPNMRGIMMARKKPLSVIEPIEASAETTSVKFEKPAPKGAVKLVSADNLDELVDLLHNEAKVI comes from the coding sequence ATGAAAATATTAGTGTGTATTAGCCATGTTCCTGATACAACATCCAAAATTAATTTTAGTGAAGGTGACACAAAATTCGACACCAATGGTGTACAATTTGTAATAAATCCAAATGATGAGTTTGGTTTAACCCGAGCCATGTGGTTTAAAGAAAAGCAGGGCGCTGAAGTTACTGTTGTTAACGTTGGTGGTCCAGAAACCGAACCTACACTTCGTAAAGCTTTGGCTATTGGTGCCGATGCGGCGATACGAGTAAATACTGCTGCTTCTGATGGGTTTTCGGTAGCAAAACAATTAGCAAACGTGTTTAAGGACGGAGGCTACGATTTAGTTATTGCCGGACGTGAATCTATCGATTATAATGGCGGTATGGTTCCTGGTATGATTGCAGGACTAATCAATGCCAACTTTGTTAATAATTGTATTAATTTAGAAGTAGATGGTACATCTGCAAAAGCAGTAAGAGAAATTGATGGAGGTAAAGAAACCGTTTCTACAACACTTCCATTAGTAATTGGAGGTCAAAAAGGATTGGTTGAAGAAAGCGATCTTAGAATACCGAACATGAGAGGTATTATGATGGCGCGTAAAAAACCTTTATCTGTTATTGAACCTATTGAAGCTAGTGCAGAAACAACATCTGTTAAATTTGAAAAACCAGCGCCTAAAGGGGCTGTAAAACTGGTTTCTGCAGACAATCTAGATGAACTCGTAGACTTACTTCATAATGAGGCTAAGGTTATTTAA
- a CDS encoding electron transfer flavoprotein subunit alpha/FixB family protein, translated as MSVLVYTESEQGAFKKVALEVASYAKTVADQLGTTVTAVTINVDNASELGNYGVDKVLNISNDQLQSFNANGYAEAIKQAAEKEAAKVVVISSSADSKYLAPLLAVGLNAGYASNVIEAPSSTSPFTVKRTAFTNKAFEISQINTDVKIIGVSNNSFGLVENTGSASAEDFSPSLSDLGVQVESVDKATDKVTIADADVVVSGGRGLKGPENWGMIEELADVLGAATACSKPVSDLGWRPHSEHVGQTGKPVASNLYIAIGISGAIQHLAGVNASKVKVVINTDEEAPFFKAADYGVVGDAFDVVPQLIEKIKAFKAQQ; from the coding sequence ATGTCAGTTTTAGTATATACAGAATCAGAACAAGGAGCATTTAAAAAAGTAGCTTTAGAAGTTGCTTCTTATGCCAAAACCGTAGCGGATCAATTAGGAACTACCGTTACGGCTGTTACCATAAATGTAGATAACGCATCTGAGTTAGGAAACTATGGTGTAGATAAAGTTTTAAATATATCGAACGATCAATTACAATCGTTTAATGCCAATGGTTATGCCGAAGCCATTAAACAAGCGGCAGAAAAAGAAGCAGCAAAAGTGGTAGTAATAAGCTCTAGTGCAGATAGCAAGTATTTAGCACCTCTCTTAGCCGTTGGGTTGAATGCAGGATATGCTTCCAACGTTATTGAAGCACCAAGTAGCACGTCTCCTTTTACAGTTAAACGTACGGCGTTTACCAATAAAGCTTTCGAAATATCTCAAATTAATACCGATGTAAAAATAATTGGTGTTTCCAATAATTCATTTGGATTAGTAGAAAATACGGGTAGCGCTTCCGCGGAAGACTTCTCGCCTTCACTTTCAGATTTAGGTGTTCAAGTAGAATCTGTAGATAAAGCCACAGATAAAGTTACTATTGCCGATGCAGATGTTGTTGTATCTGGAGGCCGTGGGCTAAAAGGTCCTGAAAATTGGGGCATGATAGAAGAATTAGCAGATGTTTTGGGAGCAGCAACAGCATGCTCTAAACCTGTTTCAGATCTGGGATGGCGACCACATAGCGAACACGTTGGTCAAACCGGTAAACCTGTAGCATCAAATTTGTACATCGCCATTGGAATTTCTGGAGCCATTCAACATTTAGCCGGAGTTAACGCATCAAAAGTAAAAGTGGTCATTAACACAGACGAAGAAGCGCCTTTCTTTAAAGCTGCAGATTATGGTGTTGTAGGAGATGCTTTCGATGTGGTTCCGCAACTTATAGAAAAAATAAAAGCTTTTAAGGCACAACAATAA
- a CDS encoding pyruvate dehydrogenase complex E1 component subunit beta: protein MKTIQFREAVCEAMSEEMRRDESVYLMGEEVAEYNGAYKASKGMLDEFGPKRVIDTPIAELGFAGIAVGSTMTGNRPIVEYMTFNFSLVGIDQIINNAAKIRQMSGGQFKCPIVFRGPTASAGQLGATHSQAFENWFANTPGLKVVVPSNPYDAKGLLKAAIRDDDPVIFMESEQMYGDKGEVPEGEYVLPIGVADIKREGTDVTIVSFGKIIKEAYKAADELEKEGISCEIIDLRTVRPMDRKAIVESVKKTNRLVVLEEAWPFGSVATEITYLVQSEAFDYLDAPVVKLNTADTPAPYSPVLLAEWLPNSNDVIKAVKKVLYK, encoded by the coding sequence ATGAAGACAATTCAATTTAGAGAGGCTGTTTGTGAAGCCATGAGCGAAGAAATGCGCAGAGATGAGAGCGTATATTTAATGGGTGAAGAAGTAGCAGAATATAATGGTGCTTATAAAGCATCGAAAGGTATGTTAGACGAATTTGGACCTAAGCGTGTTATTGATACACCAATTGCAGAACTTGGTTTTGCAGGTATTGCTGTTGGTTCTACAATGACTGGTAACAGACCAATTGTTGAGTATATGACGTTTAACTTTTCTTTAGTTGGGATTGATCAAATTATAAATAATGCTGCAAAAATTAGACAGATGTCTGGTGGGCAATTTAAATGTCCGATTGTATTTCGTGGTCCTACGGCTTCTGCAGGGCAGTTAGGAGCTACACACTCGCAAGCATTTGAGAATTGGTTTGCTAACACACCAGGTTTAAAGGTTGTAGTACCATCTAATCCTTACGATGCAAAAGGGTTGTTAAAAGCGGCTATACGTGATGATGATCCGGTTATTTTCATGGAAAGTGAGCAAATGTATGGTGATAAAGGTGAAGTGCCAGAAGGAGAATATGTATTACCTATAGGTGTTGCAGATATTAAGCGAGAAGGAACCGATGTAACGATTGTCTCTTTTGGAAAAATAATTAAGGAAGCATATAAAGCAGCAGACGAGTTAGAGAAGGAAGGTATTTCTTGTGAGATTATCGATTTACGTACTGTGCGTCCTATGGATAGAAAAGCGATAGTAGAATCGGTTAAGAAAACCAATAGATTGGTAGTTTTAGAAGAAGCATGGCCTTTTGGAAGTGTGGCTACCGAAATTACATACCTAGTACAAAGTGAAGCGTTCGATTATTTAGATGCTCCAGTTGTAAAACTTAATACAGCAGATACTCCTGCACCTTATTCACCAGTTTTATTAGCGGAATGGTTACCAAATAGTAACGATGTTATTAAAGCAGTAAAAAAGGTATTGTACAAATAA
- a CDS encoding carboxylesterase family protein: MNNKFKYIALLILLFSVLIYSCSSNDESCVKKTWYIDADNDNYGSNSNSIQSCEKPDGYVDNNLDCDDDNDQVNPDIQEKHNGIDDNCNGVIDECSSNSECNGICVDGVCVEDDTSFSYEFTKYHFNHELTNTDISYNFFAPKQALGSPSEKFPLIIGLHGFEYFARSKNDFLTGEASEQIGYYALGWIEEENQQQYPAYVLAPHIDTELFQSFNGEYPSWTDSKSVDFIDKLLDYIITNNPNIDKNRVYLTGHSMGGAGTWYIGSELKDKIAAIVPLSPAIKSDEYDILESRINNGEFNNLPVWCFIHRTDANNGSEDSRKLFQTMEQNSLSPVYTKWVESTNYNLSDTQIENEINMSKRFFYTEYDYSCSPGICHFAMTVALREPLLFKWLFQQRKNEQ; this comes from the coding sequence ATGAATAATAAATTCAAATATATAGCGCTACTTATACTCTTATTCTCAGTTTTAATTTATTCATGTTCATCTAATGATGAATCTTGTGTTAAAAAAACATGGTATATAGATGCTGATAATGACAACTATGGGAGTAATAGTAATTCAATACAATCATGCGAAAAACCAGATGGCTATGTAGATAATAATCTAGATTGTGATGATGATAATGATCAGGTCAATCCAGATATTCAGGAAAAACATAATGGTATTGATGATAACTGTAATGGCGTTATAGATGAATGTAGTTCTAATTCAGAATGTAATGGTATTTGTGTAGACGGAGTATGTGTTGAGGACGACACTTCTTTTTCCTATGAGTTTACTAAATACCATTTCAATCACGAACTTACCAATACGGATATTTCTTATAATTTTTTTGCACCCAAACAAGCTTTAGGGTCTCCAAGTGAAAAATTCCCTTTAATAATCGGACTTCATGGGTTTGAATATTTTGCAAGGTCTAAAAACGATTTCTTAACGGGTGAAGCCTCAGAACAAATCGGTTACTATGCACTTGGGTGGATAGAGGAAGAAAATCAGCAACAATATCCTGCATATGTGCTGGCTCCTCATATAGACACTGAGCTCTTTCAGTCTTTTAATGGAGAATACCCTTCATGGACAGATTCTAAATCAGTTGATTTTATTGATAAACTATTAGATTATATAATAACTAACAACCCTAATATTGACAAAAATCGAGTGTACTTAACAGGACATTCTATGGGCGGTGCAGGAACTTGGTATATAGGTTCGGAGTTAAAGGATAAAATCGCTGCTATTGTGCCTTTAAGTCCAGCCATAAAAAGTGATGAATATGATATTCTAGAAAGTAGAATTAATAATGGTGAATTCAACAATTTACCAGTGTGGTGTTTTATCCATAGAACTGATGCTAACAATGGATCCGAAGATTCTAGAAAGTTGTTTCAAACCATGGAACAAAATAGTCTTTCTCCAGTTTATACTAAATGGGTAGAGAGTACAAATTATAATTTGTCTGATACCCAAATTGAAAACGAAATTAACATGAGCAAACGATTTTTTTACACAGAATATGATTATAGTTGCTCCCCTGGAATCTGCCACTTTGCTATGACTGTCGCTTTGAGAGAACCTTTGCTATTTAAATGGTTGTTTCAACAAAGAAAAAACGAACAATAG
- a CDS encoding DUF5686 and carboxypeptidase-like regulatory domain-containing protein, giving the protein MSIRLFFTFFLFGITATLAQTKVSGYVFDEFNEPVSFANVIFKGSTIGTITDENGKFYLESDETWSGLTISFIGYETLKIPLTKKVNYNLKFVLKEESAQLDQIVITTGKQSKKNNPAIDLLRKIWEHKRRNGLNLYKQYQYDKYEKVEFDINTIDSSLIKSRLFRGMEFVFEKVDTSNVTGKTYLPIFINEAASRVYGDNVINKKKEVLKGNKNSGFSDNQIVIDFVNDLYSDYNVYDNYLKFFDKSFVSPLSRTGINTYNYVLSDSTFIDDKWCYNIIYYPRRKNELTFKGDFWVADTTYAIKEINLQASKSANINWVKEIYIEQEFEVLNDSLFLVKRDYMMSDFAFNKKEKSRGVYGKRTTLYNNYEFDKELDRKFYDAEVYNYDKDVYDRSDDFWSQNRLEALNKDEKGVYKMLDTLKTVKKFKQLYNIGSILSSGYIEFSSLSLDYGPIFSTFGFNEVEDLRLRVGGRTYFGRNDLWRLQGFLAYGFGDDKFKYGISGKWLLDKKSRLIISGGNRRDVEQIGASLTTSTDVLGRSLASSSVVGTGANDKLTSINLTSLAIEAEPWRNVIFRLSGNYRTLESASRTFSLDYNTPTGEEESEIKQFESSFSMFFFPKRKMTGYGVERRVANDGFARIFAQVSHGDKNLFDSDFDYTKVQFSYVQPWQVGGFGRLTATVEAGKTFGEVPLGLLSVIPGNQTYFSIYNTFSQLDFYEFVSDTYTSLHLEHNFNGRIFSRIPLLRKLNLREIVSVRGVWGEISEENVLLSTTSNPNSIPLVAPSEKPYYEYSFGIGNIFKVFRIDFNFRGNYLNEFKHPDARKFGVTGSFGFHF; this is encoded by the coding sequence ATGAGTATAAGATTATTTTTTACATTTTTTTTATTCGGAATTACTGCCACCTTAGCACAAACTAAAGTTAGCGGTTATGTGTTTGACGAGTTTAACGAGCCTGTATCGTTTGCGAATGTTATTTTTAAAGGATCTACCATTGGAACTATAACCGATGAAAACGGAAAGTTTTATTTGGAATCTGATGAGACATGGAGCGGATTAACCATTTCTTTTATTGGTTATGAAACGTTAAAGATTCCTTTGACTAAAAAAGTAAACTATAATTTAAAATTTGTACTTAAAGAAGAAAGTGCACAACTAGACCAGATTGTTATTACTACCGGTAAGCAATCGAAAAAGAATAATCCTGCGATCGATTTACTTAGAAAGATCTGGGAACACAAGCGTAGAAATGGATTAAATCTATATAAACAGTATCAATACGATAAATACGAGAAAGTAGAGTTCGATATTAATACCATAGATAGTTCGCTTATTAAAAGTAGACTTTTTAGGGGTATGGAGTTTGTTTTCGAGAAGGTAGATACTTCTAACGTAACGGGTAAAACCTATTTGCCAATTTTTATAAACGAAGCTGCTTCTAGGGTTTATGGCGATAATGTTATTAACAAAAAGAAAGAGGTTTTAAAGGGAAATAAAAATTCCGGATTTAGCGATAATCAAATAGTGATCGATTTTGTTAACGATTTGTATTCCGATTATAATGTTTACGATAACTACCTAAAGTTTTTCGACAAAAGTTTTGTGAGTCCGTTGTCTAGAACGGGAATTAACACATATAATTATGTGTTGTCGGATAGTACTTTTATAGATGATAAATGGTGTTACAATATTATTTATTATCCGAGACGTAAAAACGAACTGACTTTTAAAGGTGATTTTTGGGTGGCAGATACGACGTATGCTATTAAAGAAATTAATCTACAGGCTTCAAAAAGTGCCAATATAAACTGGGTAAAAGAAATTTACATAGAGCAGGAGTTTGAAGTTTTAAACGACTCATTATTTCTTGTAAAGCGTGATTATATGATGTCTGATTTTGCTTTTAATAAAAAAGAGAAATCACGAGGTGTTTACGGTAAGCGTACTACATTATATAACAATTATGAGTTCGATAAAGAGCTAGATAGAAAGTTTTATGATGCCGAAGTTTATAACTACGATAAGGATGTTTACGATAGAAGTGACGACTTTTGGTCACAGAACCGTTTAGAAGCTTTAAATAAGGATGAAAAAGGGGTTTATAAGATGCTCGACACTTTAAAAACGGTGAAGAAGTTTAAACAACTTTATAATATAGGAAGTATTCTATCGTCTGGCTATATTGAGTTTAGTAGCTTGTCTTTAGATTATGGTCCTATTTTTTCAACCTTTGGATTTAACGAAGTAGAAGACCTGCGTTTGCGAGTGGGCGGACGTACTTATTTTGGAAGAAACGACCTTTGGCGCTTACAAGGGTTTTTAGCTTATGGTTTTGGAGATGATAAGTTTAAATATGGTATTTCTGGAAAGTGGTTGTTGGATAAAAAGAGCAGGCTTATAATTTCTGGTGGAAACCGTCGAGATGTTGAGCAAATTGGTGCGAGTTTAACAACATCTACAGATGTTTTGGGTAGAAGTTTAGCGTCCTCATCGGTGGTAGGTACGGGTGCCAACGATAAGCTGACTTCTATAAATCTAACCAGTTTAGCAATTGAAGCAGAACCATGGCGTAACGTTATTTTTAGGTTGAGTGGAAACTACAGAACCTTAGAATCTGCATCGCGAACGTTTAGTTTAGATTATAATACGCCAACGGGAGAAGAGGAATCTGAGATTAAACAGTTTGAAAGCTCGTTTTCTATGTTTTTCTTTCCAAAACGAAAAATGACAGGTTATGGTGTAGAGCGTCGAGTAGCTAATGATGGTTTTGCACGCATATTTGCGCAGGTGAGCCATGGTGATAAAAACTTGTTTGATAGTGATTTCGATTATACCAAAGTACAGTTCTCTTACGTACAACCTTGGCAAGTTGGTGGTTTTGGTAGACTAACTGCAACTGTTGAGGCTGGAAAAACTTTTGGAGAGGTACCGCTTGGTTTGTTAAGTGTAATACCAGGAAATCAAACCTATTTCTCTATCTATAATACCTTTTCCCAATTAGATTTTTACGAATTTGTGTCAGACACATATACCTCACTGCATTTAGAACATAATTTTAACGGACGCATTTTCTCAAGGATCCCTCTTTTAAGAAAGCTTAATCTTAGAGAAATTGTGAGTGTTAGAGGTGTTTGGGGTGAAATCTCGGAAGAAAATGTATTGTTAAGTACAACAAGTAACCCTAATTCTATTCCATTAGTAGCACCATCAGAAAAGCCATATTATGAATACAGTTTTGGTATTGGTAATATTTTTAAGGTGTTTAGAATAGACTTTAATTTTAGAGGTAATTATTTAAATGAATTCAAGCACCCTGATGCCAGAAAGTTTGGTGTTACTGGTTCTTTTGGTTTTCATTTTTAA